The following proteins are co-located in the Brevibacillus laterosporus DSM 25 genome:
- a CDS encoding adenosylhomocysteinase produces the protein MTIVQESIVKDMALAPNGHLKIDWVKEHMPVLNRIRERFEQEKPFAGKKVAISLHLEAKTAYLAKVIQAGGAEVTITGSNPLSTQDDVCAALVEDGIRVFAKYNPSEEEYKELLIKTLETRPDFLIDDGGDLVTLLHGERRDLLENVKGGAEETTTGILRLRALEKEGKLEFPMVAVNDAYCKYLFDNRYGTGQSVFDGINRTTNLVVAGKTVVVAGYGWCGKGVAMRAKGLGAKVIVTEIDAIKAVEAYMDGFEVMSMDEAAKLGDYFVTVTGNRDIIRKAHFESMKDGAILSNAGHFDVEVNKVELHDISTSKRVVRKDIEEFVLQDGRKIYLLAEGRLVNLAAGDGHPAEIMDMTFALQAVGLEYVSKNYEAIGKKVLNVPYELDETVARYKLEALGKNIDKLTPEQKDYLESWVE, from the coding sequence ATGACTATAGTTCAAGAGAGCATCGTAAAAGACATGGCCCTAGCGCCTAACGGCCATTTAAAGATTGATTGGGTAAAAGAACACATGCCGGTGTTAAACCGAATTCGGGAACGCTTTGAACAAGAGAAACCATTCGCGGGTAAAAAGGTAGCAATCTCACTTCATTTAGAAGCAAAAACAGCTTATCTGGCAAAAGTGATACAAGCAGGTGGTGCTGAAGTTACTATTACCGGATCTAATCCTTTGTCAACACAAGATGATGTATGCGCTGCTTTGGTGGAAGATGGTATTCGCGTTTTTGCTAAATATAATCCGTCCGAAGAAGAGTATAAAGAACTTCTCATTAAAACGCTGGAAACTCGTCCGGATTTTCTAATTGACGACGGTGGGGACCTTGTGACTCTATTACATGGGGAACGTCGTGATTTGTTAGAAAATGTAAAAGGTGGAGCGGAAGAAACCACAACAGGTATTCTACGCTTACGTGCTCTTGAAAAAGAAGGGAAGCTTGAATTCCCGATGGTAGCAGTTAACGATGCGTATTGCAAGTATCTATTTGACAATCGTTATGGTACAGGTCAATCTGTATTTGATGGTATCAATCGTACAACAAACCTAGTTGTGGCTGGGAAAACTGTAGTTGTAGCAGGCTATGGTTGGTGCGGTAAGGGCGTAGCAATGCGCGCAAAAGGTTTGGGTGCGAAGGTAATCGTGACAGAAATTGACGCAATTAAAGCCGTAGAAGCATACATGGATGGATTTGAAGTTATGTCTATGGATGAGGCAGCTAAGCTAGGTGATTACTTCGTTACAGTGACTGGTAATCGCGATATTATTCGTAAAGCTCACTTTGAAAGCATGAAGGATGGGGCTATTTTATCTAATGCCGGCCACTTCGATGTCGAAGTAAATAAGGTAGAACTACATGATATATCGACAAGTAAACGTGTTGTTCGTAAAGATATTGAAGAATTTGTCTTGCAGGATGGTCGTAAAATCTATCTGTTAGCAGAAGGTCGCCTCGTGAACCTAGCTGCAGGTGATGGACATCCTGCTGAAATTATGGATATGACCTTTGCTTTACAAGCTGTAGGTCTTGAATATGTTAGCAAGAACTACGAGGCAATTGGTAAGAAGGTATTAAACGTACCATATGAGCTAGATGAAACAGTGGCTCGTTATAAATTGGAAGCGCTTGGAAAAAATATCGACAAATTGACGCCAGAGCAAAAAGATTACCTAGAAAGCTGGGTCGAATAG
- a CDS encoding YheC/YheD family protein → MQKRRIGILTYRNGKRFGEPLFFRHLLTEGEKLGATVFLFSPKDVFESKRQIRGFVPGPDKSWKSKMFDWPDIVIDRYRYYPKPQHQAYLAFRKRPLFTYANSRFSSKWNVHQVLNQQSSMQPWLPETFAYDKDVLSNMLQKYPLIYVKPAQGTAGRSILRIKQTSSGYDLLGRGLHLNKVSHKINTRTELHRYVKEWVKTQRMGEEIFLVQQGLQLDLISGRTVDTRILIQKTEWGEWDVTGLGMRIGGVKSSTSNLHGGGLAKDAQKLLVERFGEPKATKILHNCYALAHQTAEAVESNYGRMIELGLDVGIDVSGRPYLIEINPKPGRDIFRKLKRKKVYQKAVIRPIQYALYLLKE, encoded by the coding sequence GTGCAGAAGAGACGAATCGGTATTTTAACGTATAGAAACGGCAAACGCTTTGGTGAACCTCTATTCTTTCGTCATTTGCTTACAGAGGGAGAAAAGCTTGGGGCGACTGTGTTCCTGTTTTCACCAAAGGATGTTTTTGAATCAAAGCGTCAGATAAGAGGATTTGTTCCTGGCCCTGATAAGTCATGGAAAAGTAAAATGTTTGATTGGCCTGATATCGTGATAGACCGCTATCGGTACTATCCGAAGCCACAGCATCAGGCCTATCTTGCTTTCCGTAAACGTCCGTTGTTTACCTATGCTAATAGTCGGTTCAGTTCGAAATGGAACGTACATCAGGTGTTAAATCAACAGTCCTCTATGCAACCATGGCTACCAGAGACGTTTGCCTATGATAAGGATGTACTCAGCAACATGCTACAAAAATATCCACTGATTTATGTAAAGCCAGCTCAGGGAACAGCGGGCCGAAGTATCTTGCGCATCAAACAGACCTCTTCGGGTTATGATCTATTAGGGAGAGGGTTGCATTTAAATAAGGTGAGTCACAAGATAAATACTCGCACCGAACTTCATCGTTATGTAAAGGAATGGGTAAAAACTCAGAGAATGGGTGAAGAGATTTTCCTTGTTCAACAAGGGCTACAGCTTGATTTGATATCGGGGCGAACCGTTGATACTCGCATTCTTATTCAAAAGACGGAATGGGGAGAGTGGGATGTGACGGGTCTTGGTATGCGCATAGGAGGGGTAAAAAGCTCTACCTCAAATCTACATGGGGGTGGGCTAGCAAAAGATGCACAAAAATTGCTTGTAGAGCGTTTTGGTGAACCTAAGGCAACCAAGATCTTACACAACTGTTACGCGCTCGCACATCAAACAGCTGAAGCGGTGGAATCTAACTATGGACGCATGATTGAGCTGGGGCTTGATGTAGGAATTGATGTATCAGGACGGCCTTATTTAATCGAAATTAATCCGAAGCCTGGACGTGACATTTTTCGAAAATTAAAACGTAAAAAGGTCTATCAGAAAGCGGTAATTCGTCCTATTCAATATGCGTTGTATTTGTTAAAAGAATAA
- a CDS encoding IS3 family transposase (programmed frameshift), which translates to MGTRVSYPEEVKWQVVKMKQEGYTNKQIMDELGIKDKSQIKTWMKWFRNGETYRFAQQVGKQYMYGKYGQDQLDEIATKDLRIRQLELQIEVLKKVSGISKEVKKSSLIDVVESFKDRFTITEILKLFAVPRATYYRWKAKFQNTSTELEYLIEQLCLKYHYRFGHRKITALLGRIYNKKVNRKTVQRVMQRKNLQCRVKVKRKTFSSGESKMIVSNKLNREFIALKPNEKWVTDITYLPYGQSMLYLSSIMDLYNNEIIAYRISDRQDVSLVLETLEQATKTRDARGVLLHSDQGSVYTSYAFQNKAKENSITTSMSRKGNCHDNAVIESFHSSLKSEEFASPKREFLTNLMVLQKVENYICFYNQERIQEKLNYLSPYEYGKQVA; encoded by the exons ATGGGTACAAGAGTTTCTTATCCAGAAGAGGTGAAGTGGCAAGTCGTAAAGATGAAGCAAGAGGGTTATACGAATAAACAGATTATGGATGAACTTGGTATCAAGGATAAATCTCAGATAAAGACATGGATGAAGTGGTTTCGTAATGGAGAAACGTATCGGTTTGCTCAACAGGTAGGCAAACAATATATGTATGGAAAATACGGACAAGATCAGCTAGACGAGATAGCTACCAAAGACCTGAGAATTCGTCAATTAGAGTTGCAGATAGAAGTCCTAA AAAAAGTATCAGGAATTTCAAAGGAGGTGAAAAAATCGAGCCTAATTGACGTTGTAGAGAGCTTTAAAGATCGGTTTACTATTACGGAGATACTAAAATTGTTTGCTGTACCACGAGCAACGTATTATCGCTGGAAAGCGAAGTTTCAAAACACAAGTACAGAACTTGAATACCTAATTGAACAACTCTGCTTGAAGTATCACTATCGTTTTGGTCATCGCAAGATAACTGCTTTACTAGGTCGTATTTATAATAAAAAAGTGAATCGTAAAACAGTGCAGAGGGTTATGCAAAGGAAAAATTTACAATGTCGTGTAAAAGTAAAGCGCAAGACGTTTAGTAGTGGCGAGAGTAAAATGATTGTTTCAAACAAGCTGAACCGGGAATTTATAGCTTTAAAGCCAAATGAAAAGTGGGTAACGGATATTACGTATTTACCTTACGGTCAAAGCATGTTGTACTTATCTTCGATAATGGATCTATATAACAACGAGATCATTGCTTACCGAATAAGTGACAGACAAGATGTTTCTCTCGTTCTAGAGACGCTTGAACAAGCCACGAAAACTAGAGACGCGCGAGGTGTCCTTCTCCATAGTGACCAAGGTTCAGTTTATACCTCATACGCTTTTCAAAATAAAGCAAAAGAAAACAGCATTACCACGAGCATGTCCCGTAAGGGAAATTGCCATGATAATGCTGTCATTGAATCCTTCCACTCCTCGCTAAAGTCGGAAGAATTCGCCTCTCCGAAGAGAGAGTTCCTAACAAATCTAATGGTATTACAAAAAGTAGAAAATTACATCTGTTTTTACAATCAGGAACGAATTCAGGAAAAATTAAACTACCTGTCCCCATACGAGTATGGAAAACAGGTAGCATAG
- a CDS encoding PASTA domain-containing penicillin-binding protein codes for MTTKKRMNMRILLVGMGILLGFILLVLRLWWVQVVDASWIRGEGEAQWNRNTTLLPKRGSILDRNGEVLAFEGRAYLVEAQVRPKILANGKNDTDDYVKDPVMTAMKLSTVINEPQSKILERLTKNPNAIWVNLGPEAAKITLEQKDKILAMQYPLDEKGVKSKQNQLPGIKISETTNRFYPKGKFAAHVLGFLNAEGTPVMGIERQFKKELKGEEGTLKMVKDALGYQLPDGKTEFKAAKDGQNIKLTLDDQIQTYVEEALDKTDVAFHPKAMSVIVSDPTTGEILAMANRPQHDPNNYRTIVNYMNFGVSYTFEPGSTFKIVTLAASIQEGVFNSNWTFKSGHYKAWKTGAPIKDHNGVGWGTIDYITGVQRSSNVLFAMLGNEKLGQVKLEHYFKAFGFGNQTKIQLPGEEQGNLTNVEKINKFSPRDLAVTPIGQGVTVTPIQQVMAVAAIANGGKLMQPLIVKERIDPRTGQVIERYQPKEVGRPISEATARETRKILQTVVDGDVNSGATGRNFKLQNFSVAGKTGTAQKYNERGKIIDNKYIYSFIGFAPVENPRLVVYVVVDDPGGGASYSTASRDVVAPMFQAIMEKSLQYLQEKPDRSALAAQATVVEEKQLQESTVPQLTGIPLKEAKERAKQAGFKEVDVVGEGTNVINQIPAPYEKVGSTTTILLASDGKASMKMPNFKGKSLREVLEYGNLLNIAVSATGSGYVVEQNVEAGTILTGKETIQVKLSPTYVSVDK; via the coding sequence GTGACAACAAAAAAGCGAATGAACATGCGTATTTTACTTGTGGGAATGGGAATTTTGCTCGGTTTTATACTTTTGGTATTACGCTTGTGGTGGGTACAGGTGGTAGATGCTAGCTGGATTAGGGGAGAAGGTGAGGCTCAGTGGAATCGAAATACGACCTTATTGCCTAAACGAGGGAGCATTCTGGATCGAAATGGAGAGGTACTTGCTTTTGAGGGACGGGCCTATCTAGTGGAAGCACAGGTACGTCCAAAGATATTGGCAAATGGAAAAAATGACACGGATGATTATGTGAAAGACCCCGTGATGACAGCGATGAAACTATCTACAGTGATCAATGAGCCGCAGTCCAAAATTCTTGAACGTCTCACTAAGAATCCGAATGCAATCTGGGTTAATTTAGGTCCTGAAGCCGCAAAAATAACCTTGGAACAAAAGGATAAAATCTTAGCTATGCAATACCCACTCGATGAAAAAGGGGTTAAATCCAAACAAAATCAATTACCTGGGATCAAAATCTCAGAAACAACCAACCGCTTCTACCCAAAAGGAAAATTCGCTGCTCATGTATTAGGTTTTCTCAATGCTGAAGGAACACCTGTGATGGGGATTGAACGGCAATTTAAGAAGGAATTGAAGGGTGAAGAAGGCACTCTAAAGATGGTAAAGGATGCGCTAGGCTATCAGTTACCAGATGGGAAAACAGAGTTTAAAGCTGCAAAAGATGGTCAAAATATAAAGCTTACCCTTGACGATCAGATACAAACATACGTAGAAGAGGCATTAGATAAAACAGATGTAGCATTTCATCCAAAGGCGATGTCAGTAATTGTATCTGATCCCACTACGGGCGAAATCCTCGCGATGGCTAATCGTCCGCAGCATGACCCTAACAATTACCGTACTATCGTCAATTATATGAATTTTGGCGTGAGCTATACGTTTGAGCCAGGTTCAACATTTAAAATTGTTACACTAGCGGCTTCTATTCAAGAAGGTGTGTTTAATTCTAATTGGACCTTTAAATCAGGACATTATAAAGCATGGAAGACTGGCGCGCCTATCAAAGATCATAATGGTGTTGGATGGGGCACTATTGATTATATAACTGGTGTACAGCGTTCTAGTAACGTATTATTTGCTATGCTAGGTAACGAAAAGCTCGGACAAGTTAAGCTTGAGCATTATTTTAAAGCTTTTGGCTTTGGAAACCAGACGAAGATTCAACTGCCCGGTGAAGAACAAGGGAACTTAACGAACGTTGAAAAGATAAATAAATTTTCACCGCGTGACTTGGCTGTTACTCCGATTGGACAAGGGGTAACGGTAACACCTATTCAGCAGGTCATGGCTGTGGCTGCTATTGCAAACGGTGGTAAATTGATGCAACCACTCATTGTAAAAGAGCGTATCGATCCACGGACAGGTCAGGTGATAGAGCGGTATCAGCCTAAAGAGGTTGGGCGTCCGATCTCAGAAGCAACGGCACGTGAAACCCGTAAGATTTTGCAAACCGTCGTTGATGGTGATGTGAATTCAGGAGCGACTGGCCGTAACTTTAAATTGCAGAATTTTAGTGTAGCTGGGAAAACTGGTACGGCGCAGAAGTATAATGAGCGAGGAAAAATCATTGATAATAAATATATTTATTCCTTTATTGGATTTGCTCCTGTAGAAAATCCGAGATTGGTGGTTTATGTTGTAGTCGATGATCCGGGTGGCGGAGCATCCTATTCAACTGCTAGTAGGGATGTAGTTGCACCAATGTTCCAAGCGATTATGGAAAAAAGCTTGCAATATTTGCAGGAGAAGCCTGATCGAAGTGCCTTGGCTGCTCAAGCTACTGTGGTAGAAGAAAAGCAATTACAGGAGTCCACTGTACCACAGCTTACAGGTATCCCTTTAAAGGAAGCAAAGGAACGGGCAAAGCAGGCTGGCTTTAAGGAAGTAGATGTGGTTGGTGAGGGAACCAATGTGATTAATCAAATTCCTGCTCCTTATGAAAAAGTAGGCAGCACCACGACCATACTACTTGCCTCAGATGGCAAAGCCTCAATGAAAATGCCGAATTTTAAAGGGAAATCATTGCGGGAAGTACTGGAGTATGGCAATTTGCTAAATATTGCAGTAAGTGCCACAGGTAGCGGATACGTCGTGGAACAAAATGTAGAAGCAGGTACAATACTGACTGGTAAAGAGACGATCCAAGTGAAGCTGTCTCCTACATATGTGTCTGTAGACAAGTAG
- the rsmH gene encoding 16S rRNA (cytosine(1402)-N(4))-methyltransferase RsmH: MFHHVTVLLQEAVEGLHIRPDGIYVDCTLGGAGHSALIASKLGDQGRLIAIDQDDVALANAKEKLQAYKDKVTLVKSNFRYLKDVVQDLGLDGVDGVLFDLGVSSPQLDVEERGFSYNGDAPLDMRMDQQADLSAYDIVNEWEEAEISKIIFEYGEEKFARKIARQIILHREKAPIETTGQLVEIIKEAIPAPARRTGPHPAKRTFQAIRIAVNDELNVFKTAVSDAIDILRPGGRVSVITFHSLEDRICKHAYLEKAQGCTCPPGFPQCVCGNEPIVKIITRKPMLPSEEELTDNPRARSAKLRIAEKK, translated from the coding sequence TTGTTTCACCATGTTACCGTTTTATTACAGGAAGCCGTAGAAGGATTACATATTCGTCCTGATGGAATATATGTGGATTGCACCTTAGGTGGGGCAGGTCATAGTGCTTTAATTGCCTCAAAACTAGGTGATCAGGGGAGATTAATTGCTATTGATCAAGATGATGTAGCACTTGCAAATGCTAAGGAAAAACTACAGGCGTATAAAGATAAAGTGACTTTGGTTAAGAGTAACTTCCGCTATCTAAAGGATGTCGTACAGGATTTAGGTCTTGATGGTGTTGATGGAGTGTTGTTTGATCTAGGTGTCTCCTCACCTCAGTTGGACGTAGAAGAGCGTGGATTTAGCTACAATGGTGATGCCCCGCTGGATATGCGCATGGATCAACAAGCCGACCTGTCTGCTTATGACATTGTAAATGAGTGGGAGGAAGCTGAAATATCCAAGATTATCTTTGAGTATGGCGAAGAGAAGTTTGCCCGGAAGATTGCCCGGCAAATCATCCTTCATCGTGAGAAGGCGCCGATTGAAACAACAGGACAGCTTGTAGAGATTATTAAGGAAGCCATTCCAGCTCCGGCTCGTCGTACAGGACCTCACCCGGCGAAGAGAACCTTTCAAGCCATTCGTATTGCTGTGAACGATGAATTAAATGTGTTCAAGACGGCGGTTTCAGACGCCATTGATATTTTGCGTCCGGGTGGCAGGGTGAGTGTCATTACTTTCCATTCGTTAGAAGACCGTATTTGTAAGCATGCTTATTTAGAAAAAGCGCAAGGCTGTACATGCCCACCTGGGTTCCCGCAATGTGTATGCGGAAATGAACCGATTGTTAAGATTATCACAAGAAAGCCAATGCTACCGTCTGAAGAGGAACTTACAGATAACCCACGTGCCAGATCGGCTAAATTACGTATTGCTGAGAAGAAATAA
- a CDS encoding helix-turn-helix domain-containing protein → MTLPIELIGNKIRAVRKEKGYTLEVMASKTGLSKGLLSQVERGISQPSLESLWRITKALEAPLIHFFEDVEQSHIHVVRKDKRRLMVFPDSTGTYSLLSGGGASKLAVMEVRLQPGEQAKDVFVSHEGEECLVVVEGQLQVKLTEDEYQLEAGDSIYFDKAQLHTVANVSDALTIAIWSVSSPRF, encoded by the coding sequence ATGACGTTACCCATAGAGCTAATTGGAAACAAAATTAGGGCCGTTCGTAAGGAAAAAGGATATACCTTGGAAGTTATGGCCTCAAAAACCGGTTTAAGTAAAGGCTTATTAAGCCAAGTAGAAAGAGGAATCTCTCAGCCATCTTTGGAATCTTTATGGCGCATTACGAAAGCTTTAGAAGCACCATTGATTCACTTTTTTGAGGATGTAGAGCAAAGTCATATTCATGTGGTGCGTAAAGACAAGCGTAGACTTATGGTGTTTCCAGATTCTACTGGTACGTATTCGTTATTATCAGGCGGCGGTGCTTCTAAGCTAGCAGTCATGGAAGTGCGACTACAGCCTGGAGAACAGGCGAAGGATGTCTTTGTCTCTCATGAGGGAGAAGAGTGTCTAGTTGTAGTAGAAGGTCAGTTACAGGTCAAATTGACAGAGGATGAGTATCAATTAGAAGCGGGTGACAGCATCTACTTTGACAAGGCTCAGTTGCATACGGTTGCCAACGTGAGTGATGCTCTAACCATTGCCATTTGGTCCGTCTCTTCACCTCGGTTTTAA
- the mraZ gene encoding division/cell wall cluster transcriptional repressor MraZ, producing MFMGEYQHNIDDKNRLTIPVKFRDMLGSSFVVTRGLDRCLFVYPMEEWKALTEKLKSLPFTKADARAFTRFFFSGATECEWDKQGRVNIPPHLREHGHLVKECVIIGVQSRMEIWSKTEWDAYSLEQEHSFGEIAEKLVDFNL from the coding sequence ATGTTCATGGGTGAGTATCAACATAACATCGATGATAAGAACCGTCTGACAATCCCAGTTAAATTCCGTGACATGCTTGGCTCATCCTTCGTTGTAACCCGCGGCCTTGATCGTTGTTTATTCGTCTACCCGATGGAAGAGTGGAAGGCGTTAACAGAAAAACTAAAATCTCTGCCATTTACCAAAGCTGATGCTCGGGCATTTACCCGCTTTTTCTTTTCTGGTGCTACTGAATGTGAGTGGGACAAGCAGGGAAGGGTAAACATACCACCTCATTTGCGAGAACACGGCCATTTAGTGAAAGAATGTGTTATTATTGGCGTGCAGAGTCGCATGGAAATTTGGAGTAAGACAGAATGGGATGCGTATTCTTTGGAACAAGAGCATTCTTTTGGCGAGATTGCTGAAAAGCTCGTTGATTTTAATTTGTAG
- a CDS encoding ketopantoate reductase family protein — protein sequence MNIAIIGGGSVGLLLAARLCLAGSKVQVITRTRQQADELTKHGLLLHSLQGEQKRIHIQAVSMEGDLPKADLYVLAVKQTSLTEVLPVLRKIDPSARVLAVQNGMGHDDHLKEVLALNQIYFGVHAEGARRHSYTEVEHTGRGIWQVGSIIGQAQESLPVDPVIEAFLSVGEVAGLTIKYVFDIHGVMWRKLMANAVINPLTTLFEIPNGALLESSDTVTLMKRLFVEAKEVASLHGQKIDESTWQEIVQICRNTSRNYSSMLQDLLNCRPLEIEAINGYIVKQGRERNIATPHQEAVYKATLLKAGLMAQRG from the coding sequence ATGAATATCGCAATCATTGGTGGCGGGTCTGTAGGATTATTGTTGGCTGCCAGATTGTGTCTAGCAGGTTCAAAGGTGCAGGTAATCACACGTACGCGACAGCAGGCGGATGAACTAACGAAGCACGGTCTACTATTGCACTCTTTACAAGGCGAACAGAAACGAATTCACATACAAGCCGTCTCGATGGAGGGTGACCTTCCGAAAGCTGATCTCTATGTGTTAGCGGTCAAACAGACAAGTCTTACTGAAGTATTGCCTGTTTTACGTAAAATTGATCCGAGTGCACGCGTCCTTGCGGTGCAAAACGGCATGGGTCACGACGATCATCTGAAGGAGGTGCTTGCTCTTAATCAAATTTATTTTGGTGTTCATGCGGAAGGTGCTCGCCGCCACTCTTACACGGAAGTGGAGCATACAGGTAGGGGAATTTGGCAAGTAGGTTCGATTATTGGACAAGCACAGGAGTCACTTCCTGTAGACCCAGTAATCGAAGCGTTCCTTTCTGTAGGGGAGGTAGCTGGGCTTACCATCAAGTATGTTTTCGACATTCATGGAGTGATGTGGCGAAAGTTAATGGCGAATGCTGTTATTAATCCACTTACAACTCTATTTGAAATTCCGAATGGCGCATTGCTTGAGTCTTCAGATACAGTAACTCTTATGAAAAGGCTATTTGTAGAGGCTAAAGAAGTCGCATCCCTACACGGGCAAAAAATTGACGAGTCTACTTGGCAGGAAATTGTACAAATTTGCCGAAATACATCCAGAAATTATTCTTCGATGCTACAGGACCTGCTGAATTGTCGTCCATTGGAGATTGAAGCGATCAATGGCTATATTGTAAAGCAAGGAAGAGAGCGTAATATAGCAACACCACATCAGGAGGCAGTCTACAAAGCTACTCTCCTCAAAGCAGGCTTGATGGCCCAAAGGGGATAA
- the bshC gene encoding bacillithiol biosynthesis cysteine-adding enzyme BshC, with protein sequence MKTTKCYVPTANSFQNDFQKESPKALSFFTYAPYDPKSYVTRMHYVSKQRYPHRNLLADALVSYNQEIGNHEAAFHMIEKLRESDSLVVVAGQQAGLFTGPLYTIYKAIDVIQLAKQASAQLGVSVIPMFWIAGEDHDWEEINHFYQLTRTKEIRKVKVKAKHVKKHSATDMTVEQADMLRVIEDFFAEETETDYSETIRCCLEETAQRSHTLVDWFAQLMARLFGAHGLVFIESSLPTVRQLERPVFEQIIRENKEMNEELLQAQADLREYGYPEQLDIQPQQANFFFYEQKERLLMERVEGGFQSKDGGKIYSQTELLSILQEAPERFSANVVTRPLMQEHLLPTLAFVGGPGEVAYWAYFKKYFASFGYELPIVLKRTSITLMEGALHKIKEQKGISYETLLSGFSDWKEKWLQSLDDHGFAQRFEQKKRELEMQYQDLLQDVTAYDKGLAQLAQKNVERLVQDVDFMQKRTEEAVLRKHQVEVERVQRLEQSVVPQGNWQERVYPIFTYLNRFGPDLVDRLVGIDFERDGSHQIVYL encoded by the coding sequence ATGAAAACGACAAAATGTTATGTACCAACAGCAAATTCATTTCAGAATGATTTTCAAAAGGAAAGCCCCAAAGCTCTCTCCTTTTTTACATATGCTCCCTATGACCCTAAATCGTATGTTACTCGCATGCATTACGTGTCTAAGCAACGCTATCCGCATCGCAATCTCTTGGCAGATGCTCTAGTTTCTTATAACCAAGAAATCGGAAATCATGAAGCGGCTTTTCATATGATAGAGAAACTTCGTGAATCTGATTCCTTAGTCGTGGTAGCAGGGCAACAAGCGGGACTGTTTACTGGTCCTCTTTATACTATTTATAAAGCAATTGATGTGATTCAATTAGCCAAGCAGGCATCTGCACAATTAGGGGTATCAGTAATCCCGATGTTCTGGATTGCTGGCGAAGACCACGATTGGGAAGAGATTAATCATTTTTACCAACTGACGCGAACGAAGGAGATTCGCAAAGTAAAAGTAAAAGCAAAACATGTCAAGAAACACTCCGCTACAGATATGACAGTAGAACAAGCAGATATGTTACGAGTCATTGAAGACTTCTTTGCTGAAGAGACTGAGACAGACTATAGCGAGACAATCCGATGTTGTTTAGAAGAGACTGCTCAACGATCACACACACTAGTGGATTGGTTTGCACAATTGATGGCACGTCTGTTTGGAGCACATGGGTTGGTATTCATTGAATCCTCACTACCCACTGTCCGTCAGCTCGAACGGCCTGTTTTTGAACAAATCATCCGTGAAAATAAGGAAATGAATGAGGAATTATTACAAGCGCAGGCGGACCTGAGAGAGTACGGTTATCCTGAACAACTGGACATTCAACCACAACAAGCGAACTTCTTTTTCTATGAACAAAAGGAACGCTTATTAATGGAGCGGGTCGAAGGTGGTTTTCAAAGCAAAGATGGAGGCAAGATTTATTCACAGACAGAATTGTTATCTATTCTGCAAGAAGCTCCAGAACGCTTTAGCGCCAATGTAGTGACACGCCCCTTGATGCAGGAGCATTTATTGCCGACCTTGGCTTTTGTGGGTGGTCCAGGGGAAGTGGCTTATTGGGCTTACTTTAAAAAGTACTTTGCTTCATTTGGCTATGAGCTACCGATTGTCTTGAAGCGAACTTCGATCACGTTGATGGAGGGCGCTCTACACAAAATCAAAGAGCAAAAGGGAATCAGCTATGAGACGCTACTTAGTGGATTTTCTGATTGGAAAGAGAAGTGGCTACAATCACTGGACGATCATGGGTTTGCGCAGCGCTTTGAACAGAAGAAACGTGAACTTGAAATGCAGTATCAGGACCTGTTACAAGATGTAACAGCATACGATAAAGGTTTAGCACAATTGGCTCAAAAAAATGTAGAGCGTCTGGTACAGGATGTTGATTTTATGCAAAAACGTACCGAAGAAGCCGTTCTTCGAAAACATCAAGTGGAAGTGGAGCGCGTTCAGCGGCTGGAACAATCCGTAGTACCTCAGGGCAACTGGCAGGAGCGAGTATACCCTATTTTTACGTACCTGAATCGCTTTGGCCCTGATTTAGTGGATCGATTGGTGGGGATTGACTTCGAACGCGATGGATCCCATCAAATTGTCTATTTATAA
- a CDS encoding DUF3397 family protein, whose translation MLFLFKNFWGVLTIFPFAAFIITFFTVFFWKKQQKKAIMWSVNITNIFLVISVTQIYKGLWPEAVSAWILILLFLLGLAGMLFYLQMKVRGRVSWKKIGFATWRISFILFVFTYFCLFSTGIYKTMQAAHVGLSIM comes from the coding sequence TTGCTCTTTCTCTTTAAAAATTTTTGGGGTGTATTAACAATTTTTCCTTTCGCAGCTTTCATAATCACGTTCTTTACAGTATTTTTTTGGAAAAAACAGCAAAAAAAAGCTATTATGTGGTCTGTGAATATTACGAATATTTTTTTAGTTATCTCCGTCACTCAGATCTATAAAGGGTTATGGCCTGAAGCGGTTTCTGCTTGGATACTAATTCTATTGTTTCTTCTTGGCTTGGCAGGAATGCTGTTCTATCTACAAATGAAGGTGCGTGGAAGGGTTTCGTGGAAAAAAATAGGTTTTGCTACCTGGCGAATTTCCTTTATTTTGTTCGTATTTACCTATTTTTGTCTTTTTTCAACCGGCATCTATAAAACGATGCAGGCCGCGCATGTTGGTTTGTCTATCATGTAA